From a region of the Basfia succiniciproducens genome:
- a CDS encoding LysR family transcriptional regulator, whose translation MKENLNDLRAFLVVARTGSFTKAGAQMGVSQSALSHSIRGIEERLNIKLFHRTTRSISTTEAGEQLYQRLSPLFDDIDNELNELSEFRNAVTGTLRINGNEHAFYYALGDKFVRFSQKYPEVNLELVAENRFIDIVAERFDAGIRLGSDVAKDMIAVRLTDKLQMCCVASPEYLAKNGTPKTPYDLTEHQCLLHRLSNGGVMNWEFIDPKSKGRILKVQPQGTISANGGRVLENYARSGLGILWCPLDMVEEDISSGRLTRILQQWDMEYDGYHLYYPNRRQNSPLFKALVEELRLVK comes from the coding sequence AGTTTTACCAAGGCGGGAGCGCAGATGGGCGTGTCACAATCAGCGTTGAGTCATAGCATTCGTGGCATTGAAGAACGCTTGAATATCAAACTGTTTCACCGTACCACCCGCAGTATTTCCACCACCGAAGCGGGCGAACAACTCTATCAGCGCTTATCGCCGTTGTTTGATGATATTGATAACGAACTTAATGAGCTAAGCGAGTTTCGTAATGCAGTGACCGGCACATTGCGGATTAACGGCAATGAACACGCCTTTTATTATGCGTTGGGGGACAAATTTGTCCGCTTTTCGCAGAAATATCCCGAAGTGAACCTTGAACTGGTAGCGGAAAACCGTTTTATCGATATTGTCGCCGAGCGTTTTGATGCCGGTATCCGCTTAGGCAGCGACGTAGCAAAGGATATGATTGCGGTGCGCTTAACCGATAAATTACAAATGTGCTGTGTGGCAAGCCCTGAATACCTTGCCAAAAACGGTACACCGAAAACCCCGTATGATTTAACCGAACATCAATGCCTGTTACATCGTTTATCCAATGGCGGTGTCATGAATTGGGAATTTATCGATCCGAAATCCAAAGGGCGTATTCTGAAAGTACAACCGCAAGGCACCATCAGCGCCAACGGCGGGCGTGTGTTGGAAAATTATGCCCGTAGCGGTTTAGGCATTTTATGGTGCCCGCTTGATATGGTCGAAGAGGATATTAGCTCGGGACGACTAACTCGTATTTTGCAGCAATGGGATATGGAATACGACGGCTACCACCTTTACTATCCGAACCGTCGGCAGAATTCGCCGTTGTTTAAGGCGTTGGTGGAGGAGTTGAGGTTGGTGAAGTAG